From Penaeus chinensis breed Huanghai No. 1 chromosome 43, ASM1920278v2, whole genome shotgun sequence, a single genomic window includes:
- the LOC125048314 gene encoding uncharacterized protein LOC125048314, whose protein sequence is MALIRTTALVALLAVGLALAQEQTTAGNTTSDSNDAAVRCANSTDNAECLRRAEVCRTMFQRTHTYDRMVQSIRECAEQLNITLPTPAPVPANSDSDPDRRYYNQLKLWFRPRPQVKQQIFNCAHQSMFNADGTPRREYLKTRVVVWVGEDETELAGLLRSNIDSCPAPSRRQYLSCVFEACYTP, encoded by the exons ATGGCACTCATCAGGACGACCGCCCTCGTGGCCCTGCTCGCGGTGGGCCTGGCACTGGCACAGGAGCAGACCACAGCTGGAAATACAACTAGCGATAGTAATGATGCTG CGGTTCGTTGCGCAAACTCCACTGACAACGCAGAATGTCTCAGACGG GCCGAAGTTTGTCGCACAATGttccaacgcacacacacatacgaccgCATGGTACAGTCCATACGAGAGTGTGCTGAACAACTCAACATCACTCTGCCTACACCAGCACCTGTCCCGGCCAACAGTGATTCGG aCCCCGACAGGAGGTACTATAACCAGCTTAAACTCTGGTTCCGCCCGAGACCTCAAGTGAAGCAACAGATTTTCAACTGTGCGCATCAGAGTATG ttcAACGCAGACGGCACTCCTAGACGCGAGTACTTGAAGACCCGTGTTGTTGTGTGGGTCGGTGAGGACGAGACTGAGCTGGCCGGCTTGTTGAGGAGTAACATCGATAGCTGCCCAGCGCCGTCG CGTCGTCAGTACCTATCCTG